ttctctcttctttagATGTGGATCAGGAGGAGCAGCTGATAGTGACTGCGCCTGTTTGGGATCAGGATATTTTGCTCGGCCACAACATGGGACAGGATGAGCCTGTGGCCCCCATGGGTGGCCCACTGGAAGTAAACATCAGGACCATGGAAGaagaacaaacagaaacagagaagcCTCCAGAAGCCCTGGGCTCTGTGCCTGTCCCCGCTGCTGTAATGGAAGCGCCTGAAGTGACTAAATGCACAGAACCATCCCCTGAGCCACCTCAAGCCCCAGATCTGGTTGCGGATCCTGTCCCAAATAtggctccagctccagctccagctccagctcctgctcctgctcctgctcctgctcctgctcctgctcctgctcctgctccaaCCCTAGAACCAGACTCAGTCTCCATCAGCGAACCTACAGTCAGCCCAGCTCCAGAGCCCTCTGAGCAGAAACCAGAACCACAGTACAATGGCCTCGACCAGGCAGAGCCTactaaaaagactaaaaccagCAAGTCTAAACCTCCCCCCTTGAAGGTAGAGGCCTCACTAAATGAGCTCGCACAAACAAATAAGGAAGAGGAACTTCCTGTTCCCAAGGCCACTTACAACTTTGACCCCAACAAGCTGGATGACAGCTTTAACCCCTTCACCTGTGGCGGATCCAAAATCCAGAACTCTCCTCCACCATTTGGTGCAAACTCTCTGCCCAGACTTGAGCCACTCGGTGGCTCCCTACCTGTGTGTGAGGCAAGCTTAGCAGCTCCAGCAGAGGCAGATGTGATGGAGCCATCATCAGAGGCTAAGCCTGTGATGCTGGAGTTTGGTCTAGACGAGGGGACAGTCAGCAAGCCACCTCCAAGGAAATTAGgtggcaaaaaaacaatcagcaaaCTCACAGCTAAGAAGCAGAAGGCTAAAGCATCAGGGGCTTCCTGCAAACCAGAACCCACAGTGTCAGAAACAGATTCCCAACCAGCCCCAGAACCAGTTTCAGATCCTCTTCCAGAAACTGCTTTGCCAGTTTCAGACTCTACCGCTCCTCTGAACATTGACGATATTCCTATTCCTAAAACGGGAACATATAACTTTGATCCCAGTCAGTGGGACGACCCAAACTTCAATCCGTTTGGTAGCAATAGCAAGATGAGCGGCTCCCCGGTGCTCCCCAAGAAATCCTACAGTTTTGACCCAGACAATTTTGATGACTCCATGGACCCTTTCAAACCCTCTAAAACCTTAAGCACAGAGGACTCGTCCAGTAGCCCGCCTCAGccagagaaaaaagtgaaagacgGAGGCAAACAGAAAGCAGCACAGCCAGCAGGGGAGAAGAAAGTGAGGCAGATTCCCAAGAAAAGCAAAGAGAGAACAATCACGTAAGTCCacagcaaaatgaaaacattctttCCAGCTTCAGGAGTTTGAAATTTTGAGCTTGTAACATTATccccaataaataaaaattcagattTCAGTTTATTAAATTTATACATGGCCATGTTAGGTTTAGACTCATTCCACTAAGCTTGCTCTTTATTTGGCTGgatgtgtttacatttacatcCTCAAGTGGTTGGATGCCCACCAAACAATGCTTTGAACACATGCCAAACACTTAACACTGCATACTGGTCATTGAAGCAATTTCCACAGGTTATATATAGGCCCTTAAAAGTGCTTGCAGCTGCAGTGGTTTGGCGTAATTTCAGCTTTTCCAGGTCTGTCGGCATCTTGTGTTAATGCTCAGCCTTTAAACTATCTAACATGCTGAGCAGAACACCTTCAGTCACTCACACGCTCTCCTTTGTCTCCTCCCTCCTGATCTGTTCTTCATTCCCTTAATCAATATCTCCTTCATCCTTCATCCTTCCTCCTCTTGTCTGTTACGCAACCTCCCTCCCCTCCAACCTCTGCTTTCGTCCACTCTATTAGCTCCAGGACATCTGAACAAGCCaagtttctctgttttctgttgtaaGTACTCTCACTATCGgcgctctctttctttctttcgtgCATGCTGGCTTCCCATTTTACTTTCATCGTGACATGTGCTGTGTCAGAACGGATTATTGAAAGAGCATGTGAGGGAAATAATACTCAGTTTCACCTCAACTCACAAGGCCATACATCATCCAAGTTAATTTGTCCTGTCTTGTGATCCCTCCAGAAGTTGGTCAGCCTATGAATGGTTATACTAACTATACTAGCTATGTATGTAGCCGTGTTGTGGGGCAATGCAATCAGCTCAAAACGCATATAAATGCTTGCAGCTCTATGGTTGTAGAAACAAGAGGAAGATGTGTACAAGGATCACTACATTTGGATCTATATATTCTGACACTTGTACTGGtgtaatgtgctttttttgcagGAATTCCTGTAAAGTTCAGAAATATGATGAGAGCCAGTCCCTGGTGCTTGACGTGTGCAATCAGGTAATGTTTTGTCAGCTGAAATGGTTCACCTCACTGCAGTGACACTGCAGCGTCCATTATTAAGCAGCTGTCTAACCCCTCTGCctcgcctcctctctctcacacacacacacacacacacacacacacaacacaatatGCTGTGACACAAGCTGACAGGAGTATCAGCAGTGACTCCAGCTCTGCAGTGCTGGCCTGGCACGGTGACAGATCTGTGACTTAACACTCTGCAGTCAAATATTTGTCTGCTGCCCCTGTGTGCCCTCAACATTCACACCTCCTCCACCCTGAAGAGATATTGTCAAGATGTTGTTTAATGCCAGAATTTCCAAGATGACTTATTGTTGCAAAGTTTGTCAAGGCCCACTGATGTTACCTTACATAAGACATAAGAGCAACTCCACCAGCATAGTGCAACATGAAAGGTTCCAAGTTACGTTCGATCTTTGGGATTGTTGTAAATGATACTTCTGTATGTCTTGAGTAATGCAGTGTATTCACGTGTTCATGAAATATTTCAATGCACAACAGTTCATATACACTTTCCTAAATGTGAATTCAACCCTGCCAGTCATAAAGATGCTTGGGCAGAAGtagtgttttgtgttgtatttcaaCATGGGTCagtggttgggtttaggcaacaaaactgctCGGTTAGGGTTAGGAAGAGATTGTGGTGAGCTATAGACATGTCCACTCATGGGACTTAACAACTGATGAAACAACTCAACGttaacttttactttcacatgGGACACGAACACCTGTCTCCAGAGTCAAAGTCCTATGCTGGTTGGACCAGTCTATCCTAAGTAAACTTTCTCGGTCTTTATACTACGTGCATTTTACTGACTGCCTAATAATGACACATATGGGCTCACATTGGAGTTAGCTGAAAGCCTGAAGAGTCATATAGAGATGCTAAAGGGTGCATTATGTGACTGTATCTGATGCTGATGGCCACTTCTCAAGCAGTGTTTTTTGATGCCCTGGGAGAGAGACATGGTTAACTTTCTTATATAGAAACTGTTTTTAGTAAAGCTGCTGTAAGGAGTTATATAGTGTATTTATAACTAGTTCTATTTAATATTTGATATCTAAGTATAAAAATCCCATTATAATGTGGTTCCTGTCTTCTGCCATTGACTccaggaggaggacgaggtgGTGGCTCAGACCCCAGAGATCTCTCAGCGAGTTCATCACGCAACTGACGAGGAAAAGCTTGCCTCCACTGGCATTATGGGCCAGACAACAGAAAGccaagaggagagggaggagtcTGAATGCATCAAAGCACCTGTGAAGAGTCAGCCAGTCAGTGATATATCTGTCATGGATGGTATGTTTGTATCATCAAACTCTATACTGTTTGTAGAATTTAAAGCAGTGTTTGGTGTTAAAATTTAGGGGTTAGGGGGAGGTTAATGTTAAGTCATGCTAAAGGCAacacttttttctcttcccATATTATCTGTAGTAAACAGCACTAGTAGACTACATAGTTCTTTTGATTGCCATAATGTCTGGTCTCTTTTTTCCACCCCTTTTAAGTTAATGTGATGTATATAAGTTAATAGTATGTTATAGGATACATGAAAATTGTATGCAAAAGGCATGGTGTTTCAGCATGCTCAGAGAGGGGCCAATTCCAACACTGGAATGAAGTGGAAAACGTGAACAAGGAGAGCGGTTCAGTTACATAATTTTCTCAACTTCTGTTGGTGTATTGCGCTCTGCAGTGCCCCAAGAATGTGTCAGACTTTATGAAGGAATAAAATACAGCATGCATGCTCAGCAAAAGCTTGTCCTGGATATAAGAAAGTTATGAATGTGACGCTGAGGAACAAATACTTCCCACAGTTGTGCATTAAAAACCAGTCTGTGTTAGTGGAGCAAACatcacaagttttttttctcctcaaagTTCCTGAGACGAAGATTGCAGATCACTTGGACGAGAAGGACACCTGCAGTCTGAAAGATGATATCGTAAGTAGACTATAAGAACTAAGGGGAGTGAGCAgtatgaatatttaaacatgacCGGCTTGTTTTGCACCAGCTGCTCTTTATCTCAGTTGGGAAGACCCATAAATGGAGTCctactttttatgttttcataatGGTGTGTTACCTAGCTCAATGGCAATTTTTGCTACAATAATAATTTACTCTAGTTCACACGCACTGTATTTGTCTGAAATTACCACGCTTGTTCCTTCAGGttatacaaatatttgattaataaaATCAACACACAAGTGAGTAGTTTGCCCAGAGCGCACCTTAAGAAGACATCACTTGACCTGACAAGTCATAAGGAATTTGCTTTTACAAATAGTTAAGCTTGTTAATATTCTCATTAGCtacactgtgtgttttcctcaTGTTCCACAGAGTGAGATACCCAtgacaaacaaccaaacaacaaagCTAACCAGCATTGAGGTCCCAGACACAGCAGCGCTGTCCCAGGACAGCATACCTCTGAGTGAGATGGACAAGGCGGCAGTGCTCACTCTGATCAGAGAGGAGGTACGTTactaccacacacactcacagaaagaCACCACTCATTTCATAAAATGAACCTGATGATGATACATTTCAAATGATTAGATCTGAGTATTTTTCTCTTCATGCCATGTCTTCAAATCAGATCATCACTAAAGAGATCGAGGTCAATGAGTGGAAGAGGAAGTATGAGGAGAGCAGGACTGAGGTTATGGAGATGAGGTAAGAAGTTTCACTGTTTGTCTtacttcacatttaaaaatatgacaagcCAGATGtagaaaaaaggtaaacaatTTAGAGAAACAAAGCTGACAAATGGTTGGCCTTCCACTTTTTATCTTGACAGGAAAATAGTTGCCGAGTATGAGAAAACAGTTGCACAGATGATTGGTAAGTGGCCGCCACCTGGTGGTGGTTTATATTCTACATGGGTTTGACTGTTCAACAGGCTCAACAGTTTATTATCACTAGATTGCCATTTTAAgtagcatttgtttttcatgactgcTTACATTCTGACACCTCCATGATACACTCATTTTAGAGGCACAGTTAAACTAAAACtcaaaaatgcagatttttcctTTTAGCTGCAGTATTATTTATCAACTTAGATtattttagtgtgagttgcagaACTTTATTggtcgtagagatgtctgccttttctccaaaataatggaacaagatggcactcggcttgaggtgttcaaagcaacaaaaatacatttgaaaaactcagcatcaatgtttctttccagaagTCATGACCCGGTTTCtccagataatccacagaccttgttgtgagcagtttcatgtagaaactattttctttctaactaaaacccaccaactgtatcacagtgcagaagaaagtgtgcatctactcaggGACAAGAGACTCGTGCACATGAGCGcttgagatgtaaacattaatggcgtcctcctcagctgagctgtgacATTAGCTATGTCAGTGGTGCAAGGTGAGCTAGCAGCAGATTCACAGTTCCTTCTCCTCACAACATTTAACCGCCACAGGCCAACTGCCATCTAGTTACATTTTATCAAAGAGATGGCAAACacctctacggccgatatctccatcactcagaaactcacaccaaaataatgtagattgataaacagctaTATAGAAAACTGTCCCCATAAGAATGCATCACTTTACACTGTAATTAAATATGTCCTTGAGACAGTTTATTTCTCATCTTTATTCTGagtgttttttgtaatgtgaCTGCAATTAGCCTACAGATCCAAAACAGTGGAAGACATAACACTGCTCTGATACTGCATAACTGCACTGTCTTTGGACATCTATACAGTTCAATAGTAtacattactttattttgttattttatctgGTGATGTGCCCACATTCACTTAAGAGTTGTGTTTGACAAGGTTGCTGTTTCTgttcagtgtttaaaatgtgGTATACATCTAGCCCTTACTTCCTTCATATCTTACATTTTGCCTCGTCTGTTGGTTGCAGAggatgagcagcagcagaagtcTCTGTCCTGCAGTAAGTCAGTCAGGCAGTTGACCCTAGAGAGGGATCAGGCCATTGCCGACCTCAACTCCGTGGAGCGCTCCTTCGCTGACCTCTTTAGGAGGTATGAAAACATGAAGGGAGTCCTGGAGGGCTTCAAGAAGGTCAGTAAAGCTCCAGTATGAAGACGATGAGGTGTTGTCCAGCCCACTACCACATTATAGCCATCACTTTATATTTTCTACATGTATCTCTCTAGAATGAGGAGGTGCTGAAGAAGTGTGCGCAGGACTACCTGATGAGGATCAAGCAGGAGGAGCAGCGATACCAAACCCTCAAGTTGCACGCTGAGGAGAAACTGGACAAGTAATTTTtaatccttaaaaaacaaaaaacatttgcgTGTCATGGCTAGACAGAGCATCTCATTTTCACAATCTATCTTGTCTCCCTCACTTCCTGTCTAACAGGGCTAATGAGGACATAGCCCAGGTACGCGCCAAGGCAAATGCGGAGAGTGTGGCACTGAGTGCCAGCCTGAGAAAGGAGCAGATGAAGGTGGAGTCACTTGAAAGAGCTGTCCTTCAAAAGGTAGGATGACAGCAAACTTGATTAAAATTGATTCCCTGTGTTACTCTGTGTGAGAGCGAGAAAggtcagctgaaaaaaatcactctggATAATTGAGGTTAAAAGCCCTCTACTGGGAGAGttctcagtttgtgtgtttgacttcAATTTTCTAAGTCAGAAGTTTAGTAAAAGTTGCTAAAGACAGGCTTGTCTAAAAATAGAGATATTATTGTCAAGTGAAATGTGGTATGTAGGTATTATTACTGTAAACAAATaagattttatttgtgtttttcaaagataaGCTCGTAATTCCCGCAAAACCCAAGGTTTCCTGCCCCTTCTTATTGTCTTTGTTCTGGTCGGTTTTCTAtttaagtttagtttaaaatgattaatttctCTTCCTATCCAATTGTtgtcaaagacattttttcttgttttaagcAAAGAGATCCAAtagatttttaaagcaaaatccCGTCTTTGTGGCTCACAGTTTTAGAATTCAAATCAATGGTGTTAACTTACAGTGATTCTGtaagtgtttcattttaaaccatttgtaaaattactgtaaagTTCTTCTCAATGGCAggcattcagttcattttattaATGCAAATATACCAACACACTGGCATCATATCTAACACTGGAGGGCAGTGTTTCACTTGTTAAAACCAGATTTGGTGATCAATGAAGGCACAGACCCTCATTACTAATCCCGGAAAATAAACAAGGAAGTGAGAgatgaaaaataactgaaagaTATGATATTTAGCTTCACCTCTAATTATTAAACCCTCTTCCACTCTGTCTCTCCCAGAATCAAGAGATCGAGGAGCTCACTAAGATCTGTGACGAACTGATCGCCAAACTGGGAACAGAATAAGAGGCCTTTAATCAAACTTCCACCACAATATTGATGTAAATACTGTACACGCTCACACTTCAGCACACATCGAcggtttctttctctctgctcgTACGTTTTTTGAgaattacatttgaaatataGAACGTTTGCTCTTTTCAGACTGTAATATGAAACCAGAGCAATAATTATTCATAGTGTGAATCATGCTGTGGCAGTAGACAAAGCACAATGTTATCATGTGGTGTGCGTACATTATTTTGAAGGCAATTTATTGATCCTTGGTTAACCCTTAGTGACCCACCACAGActaattttttgtctcttttatgcGGGGACTGGTAATCTTAAGGGAAAAATAACATGTCGCCAGTATGATACATAGAAGTGGTATACATCATCTGAAACTGGGAACCTGAAGATTAAATTTGAGCTCTGTGATTATCCCTGATGTCACATTAGATCATTTTAAACACTGAGGCCAAGCTTTAGAATATTATCTTATTACAATAAAACAGCTGCTATGGGGGCTAACATCACCATACATACCCAATTTATGCAATTCCAAGACTGTTTAGGAACTatgcacaaatatttaaatacacttttttttgtaatgggacaaaataaaaatatatatactgcctgcaaaaaaatgcatggttTATGCCAAGAACTGCACGGGATTTGCATAAAGTGGGTGTGTCTATAAAAGGGAGATTTGTGGGTTTCCATAGAACTTGTTTTCATTCTGTTATCTTGAAGTGAGGTCGTGTCAGTTTTTCCCTTGGCAATCTTTTGCCAATTTAACCCGTGTCCCAACAGGCCATGGTTGGTTCGAATGAATGCGTTCTAAATGAAGCGGTTCTCCAGTTTCACATGATACCACTTTCATGCTGGCTTACAAAATGAGCACGCTACGTCCTCTTACAGACAGTAATGTTGGCTGAGATTGCCGGCATTCCTGCAGGTTTCTTAGAGTTAAAGGACTTACAGTAAaggctcattttgtttttcatagcTGCATCAGTTTTTAACTGTTGATCACcttctttgaaatgtttgtgtaaaaatgcattcGTTCTATTACAAAGAATCTCTATTACCATCCTAAACAGCATGTTTAACACAAAACTGTGGGAATTACAGTGGGAACCAAGGGAACGACAACGTGGGCACACAGCAAAGATCTTCTTTTAGCACAGTGCATCTGCTCTGTAATTAACTGTGTTGATGATACCGTGTTCAGAAAGGACAAATCTCTCTATTGAGTGCCTAAACTCATCATAGTGTATGAGTTCCCCGGCTTATAGAGTTTTCTTGCTGCCatttcttttgttctgttttcgATCTCCTTTTATCAGCAAATGAACTGTAAGTAATATTACTTAAGTTGCCTTTGAGTTTGTCTGACATGGTAACATACAACATACAATGTGTAATGGAATCCTCagttatgcagttttaagttaaACCACaaattcatttacattttgcctACCATCAATCTCCTGGATTGTTCAATATGAAGAGCACTTAAGAGAATCTTAAATTCTGTTCAGTAATATCTTATTCATTTGGTTTGACGGTGATGGGTGGAAAttaaagtttagtttagtgAAACTTAAGTAGTAAAAACTTTGCTCTAATTATACTGTAATACTAAACCACGTGCCATGTTTAattttctcactctgcatgtgagtGCTGGGAAAATGAGAAGCCCATTCTATCGTTACCATGTAGGTATTTTCAGactgtattcatattttatgtgtGAGCCCAAATGCTGCTGGTgtgcctttattttgtttagtttgtaaAAATCCTTCATGCAGTTGTTTCCAAA
This DNA window, taken from Plectropomus leopardus isolate mb chromosome 2, YSFRI_Pleo_2.0, whole genome shotgun sequence, encodes the following:
- the LOC121954245 gene encoding transforming acidic coiled-coil-containing protein 1-like isoform X4: MPLASYSLTIYGFWVDTFHNGARSDSEGHFDTPEAATPVRAPPTFPGELENNNTDADKTDVDQEEQLIVTAPVWDQDILLGHNMGQDEPVAPMGGPLEVNIRTMEEEQTETEKPPEALGSVPVPAAVMEAPEVTKCTEPSPEPPQAPDLVADPVPNMAPAPAPAPAPAPAPAPAPAPAPAPAPTLEPDSVSISEPTVSPAPEPSEQKPEPQYNGLDQAEPTKKTKTSKSKPPPLKVEASLNELAQTNKEEELPVPKATYNFDPNKLDDSFNPFTCGGSKIQNSPPPFGANSLPRLEPLGGSLPVCEASLAAPAEADVMEPSSEAKPVMLEFGLDEGTVSKPPPRKLGGKKTISKLTAKKQKAKASGASCKPEPTVSETDSQPAPEPVSDPLPETALPVSDSTAPLNIDDIPIPKTGTYNFDPSQWDDPNFNPFGSNSKMSGSPVLPKKSYSFDPDNFDDSMDPFKPSKTLSTEDSSSSPPQPEKKVKDGGKQKAAQPAGEKKVRQIPKKSKERTITSRTSEQAKFLCFLLNSCKVQKYDESQSLVLDVCNQEEDEVVAQTPEISQRVHHATDEEKLASTGIMGQTTESQEEREESECIKAPVKSQPVSDISVMDVPETKIADHLDEKDTCSLKDDISEIPMTNNQTTKLTSIEVPDTAALSQDSIPLSEMDKAAVLTLIREEIITKEIEVNEWKRKYEESRTEVMEMRKIVAEYEKTVAQMIEDEQQQKSLSCSKSVRQLTLERDQAIADLNSVERSFADLFRRYENMKGVLEGFKKNEEVLKKCAQDYLMRIKQEEQRYQTLKLHAEEKLDKANEDIAQVRAKANAESVALSASLRKEQMKVESLERAVLQKNQEIEELTKICDELIAKLGTE
- the LOC121954245 gene encoding transforming acidic coiled-coil-containing protein 1-like isoform X2, coding for MSWLSPVSWAKWTWTAVRGGEEDEEGQEASEEREQRGESREEEEEEEEEERSQGCSSDSEGHFDTPEAATPVRAPPTFPGELENNNTDADKTDVDQEEQLIVTAPVWDQDILLGHNMGQDEPVAPMGGPLEVNIRTMEEEQTETEKPPEALGSVPVPAAVMEAPEVTKCTEPSPEPPQAPDLVADPVPNMAPAPAPAPAPAPAPAPAPAPAPAPAPTLEPDSVSISEPTVSPAPEPSEQKPEPQYNGLDQAEPTKKTKTSKSKPPPLKVEASLNELAQTNKEEELPVPKATYNFDPNKLDDSFNPFTCGGSKIQNSPPPFGANSLPRLEPLGGSLPVCEASLAAPAEADVMEPSSEAKPVMLEFGLDEGTVSKPPPRKLGGKKTISKLTAKKQKAKASGASCKPEPTVSETDSQPAPEPVSDPLPETALPVSDSTAPLNIDDIPIPKTGTYNFDPSQWDDPNFNPFGSNSKMSGSPVLPKKSYSFDPDNFDDSMDPFKPSKTLSTEDSSSSPPQPEKKVKDGGKQKAAQPAGEKKVRQIPKKSKERTITNSCKVQKYDESQSLVLDVCNQEEDEVVAQTPEISQRVHHATDEEKLASTGIMGQTTESQEEREESECIKAPVKSQPVSDISVMDVPETKIADHLDEKDTCSLKDDISEIPMTNNQTTKLTSIEVPDTAALSQDSIPLSEMDKAAVLTLIREEIITKEIEVNEWKRKYEESRTEVMEMRKIVAEYEKTVAQMIEDEQQQKSLSCSKSVRQLTLERDQAIADLNSVERSFADLFRRYENMKGVLEGFKKNEEVLKKCAQDYLMRIKQEEQRYQTLKLHAEEKLDKANEDIAQVRAKANAESVALSASLRKEQMKVESLERAVLQKNQEIEELTKICDELIAKLGTE
- the LOC121954245 gene encoding transforming acidic coiled-coil-containing protein 1-like isoform X3, translating into MGGTISQRKGSKRGSLRSHTNSVTSDSEGHFDTPEAATPVRAPPTFPGELENNNTDADKTDVDQEEQLIVTAPVWDQDILLGHNMGQDEPVAPMGGPLEVNIRTMEEEQTETEKPPEALGSVPVPAAVMEAPEVTKCTEPSPEPPQAPDLVADPVPNMAPAPAPAPAPAPAPAPAPAPAPAPAPTLEPDSVSISEPTVSPAPEPSEQKPEPQYNGLDQAEPTKKTKTSKSKPPPLKVEASLNELAQTNKEEELPVPKATYNFDPNKLDDSFNPFTCGGSKIQNSPPPFGANSLPRLEPLGGSLPVCEASLAAPAEADVMEPSSEAKPVMLEFGLDEGTVSKPPPRKLGGKKTISKLTAKKQKAKASGASCKPEPTVSETDSQPAPEPVSDPLPETALPVSDSTAPLNIDDIPIPKTGTYNFDPSQWDDPNFNPFGSNSKMSGSPVLPKKSYSFDPDNFDDSMDPFKPSKTLSTEDSSSSPPQPEKKVKDGGKQKAAQPAGEKKVRQIPKKSKERTITSRTSEQAKFLCFLLNSCKVQKYDESQSLVLDVCNQEEDEVVAQTPEISQRVHHATDEEKLASTGIMGQTTESQEEREESECIKAPVKSQPVSDISVMDVPETKIADHLDEKDTCSLKDDISEIPMTNNQTTKLTSIEVPDTAALSQDSIPLSEMDKAAVLTLIREEIITKEIEVNEWKRKYEESRTEVMEMRKIVAEYEKTVAQMIEDEQQQKSLSCSKSVRQLTLERDQAIADLNSVERSFADLFRRYENMKGVLEGFKKNEEVLKKCAQDYLMRIKQEEQRYQTLKLHAEEKLDKANEDIAQVRAKANAESVALSASLRKEQMKVESLERAVLQKNQEIEELTKICDELIAKLGTE
- the LOC121954245 gene encoding transforming acidic coiled-coil-containing protein 1-like isoform X1, with translation MSWLSPVSWAKWTWTAVRGGEEDEEGQEASEEREQRGESREEEEEEEEEERSQGCSSDSEGHFDTPEAATPVRAPPTFPGELENNNTDADKTDVDQEEQLIVTAPVWDQDILLGHNMGQDEPVAPMGGPLEVNIRTMEEEQTETEKPPEALGSVPVPAAVMEAPEVTKCTEPSPEPPQAPDLVADPVPNMAPAPAPAPAPAPAPAPAPAPAPAPAPTLEPDSVSISEPTVSPAPEPSEQKPEPQYNGLDQAEPTKKTKTSKSKPPPLKVEASLNELAQTNKEEELPVPKATYNFDPNKLDDSFNPFTCGGSKIQNSPPPFGANSLPRLEPLGGSLPVCEASLAAPAEADVMEPSSEAKPVMLEFGLDEGTVSKPPPRKLGGKKTISKLTAKKQKAKASGASCKPEPTVSETDSQPAPEPVSDPLPETALPVSDSTAPLNIDDIPIPKTGTYNFDPSQWDDPNFNPFGSNSKMSGSPVLPKKSYSFDPDNFDDSMDPFKPSKTLSTEDSSSSPPQPEKKVKDGGKQKAAQPAGEKKVRQIPKKSKERTITSRTSEQAKFLCFLLNSCKVQKYDESQSLVLDVCNQEEDEVVAQTPEISQRVHHATDEEKLASTGIMGQTTESQEEREESECIKAPVKSQPVSDISVMDVPETKIADHLDEKDTCSLKDDISEIPMTNNQTTKLTSIEVPDTAALSQDSIPLSEMDKAAVLTLIREEIITKEIEVNEWKRKYEESRTEVMEMRKIVAEYEKTVAQMIEDEQQQKSLSCSKSVRQLTLERDQAIADLNSVERSFADLFRRYENMKGVLEGFKKNEEVLKKCAQDYLMRIKQEEQRYQTLKLHAEEKLDKANEDIAQVRAKANAESVALSASLRKEQMKVESLERAVLQKNQEIEELTKICDELIAKLGTE